A window of Miscanthus floridulus cultivar M001 chromosome 12, ASM1932011v1, whole genome shotgun sequence genomic DNA:
GCAATAACATAGGTTCAAGTTGAAACATTTCATCATCCCTGGATATAGAGGTTTAGGGATGTCAGAAAGAAATTTATCGATCCATAGCATAGTAAACTCAAAACTGTTAACATAGGATACCTGTTGTGATTGCTCACAACAATGCCGGAAGGAAAAAAAGACATTGATTTAATGGAAATAGATGTACACTTGCTGACTAATGGTAATAACAATAAGTAACTATGAAGAAGAGTAGAAGATGACAGCAATCTTTAATTTGCATGAGTTAAAAACAGATTAACCATGCAACGATATAGTTTGAAGGACATTGGACATTGAACATTACAAACTGAATAATTGATCATGAGTTCATGACTATATATTGCACAACAGAAAACCAGCGATGAATTCACAAACTGATTCAGGCATGCATATATCAGCATATTGTTGGGACTAGAAGCCCTGCAAAAGATTTCAAATGCCGAAAGGATGGGTGTGAAGTCAAGATGAATAAAGACTCCAGAAAACAGTCCATTAACTGCTTAATCCCAATGCATTGATGATAGTGTTCCTAACTCAAGGACACATGTGGAAAAAGAAGAACAATACAGCAGAAAAATATTTTCTGAAACAGAGAATGGCAAAGTTTCGTATTCTCTAAAATATCAGAAAGAAATTTAAACACGGTTTGAACATCACAAATATTGGATagaatccaaaaaaaaaaaaaaaactgattatAGAAATCACAATTTTCATGATAGTGAACAAATTCATGATAGGTGTATAAGAAATTCAAGATGCACTACCATTCATAGTTTAGTATGTGTTAAAATGCTTTACTTAGAAATGATACATATAGATTAAAGGTGGATGATACCTTTAGTTCCTTGTGTTCAGTATAAAAAAGAACATACACAATATCATTACCTTTGTAGATGTTGTAAAACTTCAAGTTCCATCGTACTTTTTTCTATTTGGTGATCAAGTTCCAACTACAAAATAAATCGAGTAACTTCAATAATGCTAGGAAAACAGAAACATGTCATCGTAAACATACAAGTTACAAGCACACCTCATATATGTAGTCCTTGTCACCAATGCTTTGATTTCTGCATGAATCAGTTTGTAagataatctgctgctccccctCTCCAGTCTTTTGCTGAAGCAGCAGGGTTGACAATCGGTCAGCTCAGCTGACTCCTGTTCAGGTATGGCAATAGGCCATTACCCCCTTGTACTAAGTGTAATAGTAGAAGTATGGCAATAGGCCAACTTGGTAGTGGCATACATCAGCCATATAGGGAGTAGTTGGGGCTGATATCAGCCATACTCATGTGTACCTTATAGCTGGTACAAGAGTTGTATATATACTCTAGTCATAGCAATGGAAAATTCAGTTCAGAGCAACACTCTTTCAGAGTTTCAGACTTGTGCTGTGCTGTGCTAGTGTGCTCTGTCCTCacccccttcttctacctctaggcgtgatgtgtgtgtgagtgtgctGGTGAGCTAATTTCTCACCTGTGCAGGGAGTCCAGGGGCCAACACAGTTGAGTCTGACAGCCCAAGAACAGAACTTTCATCAAAATGGTTCAAAGCCTATATCATGAGGGATGAAAGACTTCAAATGTCTTCATCTAAACTAAACTAATACTTTGGAAAAGAAGAGAAACTTCTAATTTGATGagcaaaattaattaattttcctttagACTTCGGTTCAATAGAAATTCAATGCAGCTTATAAGTTGCAAATAGGACAGTATGAATGTTGAGGCCATACAGTACGTAAGGTTAAAATTGTACAACTCAGCAGCTGTTGAGCTGTATATTAGATTCTATCGTAAGGAACGCCATAAGGATGCAAATCAACAAAATACAGTTTGAGGATTATAACAATCAAGGTCCATATTCAACTActgtgaaaaatataatttagaCTACTTACTGTAAAGAAATAACAATTTAGCTACTTACCTTTGGACCAAGATTCGAAGACAAAGACTCCAGCATTTCAATACCAACATCCACTTGAATCATATCTGAATAACAACGACTATTGATTACTAACACAGCAAACTGTCGGAGCTCAACAAAGAAAAACATGGCAAATAAATAAACCAACCATTGAATGTTGTCTCTGCAGTGACACTAATCTCAGCAGATACCTTCTGATTCGCCTGCTCTGCCATGGCTACATCCTTTCTCAACATTTCCAGGTATGCATCTGAACACAATAATGGCGTTGTAAGTGATGCACTCGAAACAAATAACCATTTGAAAGCAAAGAACCATCTTCATAATTGCACTGAGCGAAGAACCACCACAGTAACAAGCAAATTTCAAAaggaatgaatgaatgattagtACATAATAAGAAGAATTTGTAAAGAAAATAAAGGAGACACCGCATTTACAAGCTACAAACTCGGAGCTTATATTTGATGTTTCCTCTCCCTACTTGTATTCTATTGAGTCCATTAAGGAAATCTGAACATGATGCTTATCGCTGTTACAGCGTACTTAGCATCACACAGAACAAGCAAGTGTTGAAAACAAATCACACAGCCATGCTTACCAAGATCATCAATTGAAGCTGCGGCAGTGGTAGAGTGCCACTCATCCATGGCCTCCTGAGCCACCTAAAACAGGGATCCCCGAAGAAGGGAAACATGATTAGAAAACAAATCCAACAATTAGGCCACACTTAGGTAAACCAAAATGAAGCACACATAATCCATAGCGACGACCTCACCTTGTACGGGGAGTCCAAACCCAGTGCCACCTccgccttctcctcctcctccccttcccCCCGACGCCGCCGTTCCAGAGAGAGCTGCTCCACCCGGCTGAAACGAACACGCAAACAAAACAAAAGGGGAACAATGCAGATTGAGGAACCAGATCCACGGGAAGGAGGAACCCACCgagccaggggcggatccagcggtggggcggggggctcaagccccccctacccaaaccgaaacagtgcaaattactgtagagccctTATGAgagagaaggcggagcaaaatcagcgacacactttattccaaacaagtgtgtcatcaaggagcgttcgtgccgcatgatcattgatggaggtagctgcaacaacttggcaagtagcgacatggtacagaagctcgccctcaccaccaaaccacacccccatccctactacatccaatggctgaacaacagtggtaaggcaaaggtaacgagacttgtgcgaatcgattttgccatcggatcatacaaagatattgttgaatgtgatgttgtgcctatgcaagcttgcaatattctgctaggtagaccatagcaatttgatagagattcgatgcatcatggtagatcaaatcaatatttatttctataccatgatc
This region includes:
- the LOC136496719 gene encoding uncharacterized protein → MDEWHSTTAAASIDDLDAYLEMLRKDVAMAEQANQKVSAEISVTAETTFNDMIQVDVGIEMLESLSSNLGPKQKTGEGEQQIILQTDSCRNQSIGDKDYIYELELDHQIEKSTMELEVLQHLQRDDEMFQLEPMLLPFGAKVLDFKDNCLRMFLKAPILTSDCEIYGQKFNCPVDSFISDHELLIEIDKRIMEPKKVQIIPDDISVDILIERMESSREAVSYPTLRWLIQQCQHQSIINALRRSLVNDANSSR